The window TATCTCTGCTAAACAAGTCAGACTAGTCCTAACTAGATCCTAACCATGAAAAGTGCTTCTAACACTTACAGTTATTGGTAAGAACTACCCATCTAACCTCTTCAACTCCTGCAATGTCACTCAAGGTCTTTAGTTTGGAAGAAAGAATCTCTTGTtggcagcgagcagctctgtaGCTGCCTTTTAAGGCTTCAAAAGGAAAGTAGAAAATCCAACTGTGGGACACTTCAACAAACCTTGACAGTACTCTGAATCTTATTTTCCCACTCAAACAGCTGTAACCTGCTGTTTTAAGACCACAACACATGGCTGGAATCTACTGCTTAAACCTCATAACTACAAAATGATTCTGCATTTGTCTTGATAAATCTGTGAGTGAAGTGTTTGAAGAGTTACTAGAAAagagcatttcctgaagaaaatgcaagtttgattgctgcagctgaagcattgcttcgaatactgatgtgaaggattgctctgaattgctggagaatcagagcaattcagagctttgtatgcctctgtgtgtcagcctgtcaccatggtaacagcagaggagacctcaaaaaccactccaactttgagagcctggcgtgcggaaacgatttggaattagaaaattctgaaaacaagtttgatagagcagcatctaatgagcagttcaagactaaaatggagtctgtagcttgaaatttgtaggaggagatacatttggcagatgacactcGTTGAAGGCCTCTCTCATAgcctcccatgttaaaaatgacactgaaattgcctaatatttgaaaaactatactttttaaaaaaaaaaaaacttgaaattgacccggaatgtcctctgtgagatgaacattttgatagttaaatggctgaaatcggtcaatgtatgctgaagatacgctgcgccaaaaaacgtacggaagaataaaaaaagaagaagaaagaggttTGATTGCCCAGCAATGGCGATCAAACTAATTAATCCTAGTAAATAGTGAATAGTAAAATAGTAAAAATTGGGTAATAGTAAatagtaaaatataaaaagtaaaTAGTGGCTGAGATAAAAACTCACCCTCCCATCTTGTAGGCCCCGACACCTCCTTTCCAAGCTCTGACAAACGAAGGGTCCGCCAACAGAGAAACTGGGTTGAAAGAGCCTGTGGCAAAGTAAGGTCCTACTGGTCCAACAATGACAAAGATCATAGCTCTTCCTGCTCGAGACACGCCAAGAGATGGctgtgaggagagagaagacaggTCAGCAGGCTAAAACCTGATTTCATTTACTCAGCTGAAGTCAAACAGGATGTCTGGTTCACCTCTGTTCCTATATGTGTGGGTCTGATGTAGAGGCTGGCATCCTGGGAGTAGGGGACCCACTCCTGGTCCACCTCCACCAGCTTCCTAATGCACTCCAGCAGTTCACCTTtatcaaacagctgcacaggaTGAAGACAAGGATAATAACAGTCAGCTATCGGTGGATTTTTTACTAAATTGGTTGTGGGAAATTTGACTTTTCTATACAATGgtatgtaaataaatgatttttgaGGAACTCACTGGAAGGCAGCTTCTGTCTGAGCTTCGATGCATCCTCTCCATGTTGAGCATGGGTCTGAACAGACGGATGTGGTTGTCGACTCCACGGAACGCCTTCATGCCCTCAAACAGctaaagagaaaacagaaacagacaaaactTGATCCCACTGATCCTTGACAACACTAAGCAACACCatgatttgttgttttacagTCTACACTGCTGCAGATGTGATTTATTGTGCTGTTCAGTGCAGCATGTTCTCTCTCACCTCTGTGGAGTAGTGCAGAGCGGAGGTGGCAGGGTGCAGCGACAGGTTCTGGAAAGGTTTGATCTGAGGAGCCTCCCAGCCGCCCTTCTCCGACCAATTGATGATCAACATGTGGTCGGAGAACTGTTTGCCAAACACCAGAGTGTAGGGGTCCGGCCTCGGCTTGCATTCTGTGCTGCGTTCGATGGTGAGATCTGCCGCCTGAGTTAAAAGACAGatacaggcagaggaagaaaagaagaagacaggaggacaagAACAGAACAGGCGACGAATACAGtgattgtttttacatttctgttATTGACAGAGCATGCTATAAAAGGAGTCAGTTGAGATCCTGACTTTTCTGGTCAATTAGACACATTATTCAGGTTCAATTAAACTGAATTAAATAgtaacacatgcagacagtgaATGAAAGACAGAGGAAAATTCACTTTAACCACCAGAATCTTACTTCCTTCTCTTCATAGTGAAACACACCAGACTGCAAATCAAGCTGAGCACCTGGTGTGgaagaaatgtatttttctcaTTACCTTAAAGGAGCTGGTGAACCGTAGGGAGCCAAAGGAGAAAGGGAGAGCTTGAACAAGTCGTCCATGG of the Parambassis ranga chromosome 8, fParRan2.1, whole genome shotgun sequence genome contains:
- the bcat2 gene encoding branched-chain-amino-acid aminotransferase, mitochondrial isoform X1 — its product is MAALRTALHGRLVQALPFSFGSLRFTSSFKAADLTIERSTECKPRPDPYTLVFGKQFSDHMLIINWSEKGGWEAPQIKPFQNLSLHPATSALHYSTELFEGMKAFRGVDNHIRLFRPMLNMERMHRSSDRSCLPLFDKGELLECIRKLVEVDQEWVPYSQDASLYIRPTHIGTEPSLGVSRAGRAMIFVIVGPVGPYFATGSFNPVSLLADPSFVRAWKGGVGAYKMGGNYGPTIAVQNEAVKRGCQQVLWLYGEQEEITEVGTMNLFIYWNNENGERELVTPPLDGIILPGVTRQSLLDLARGWGEFKVTERTVGMKELLRALDAGRIMEVFGAGTACVVCPVGSLLYKGKTYQIPTMKNGPDLAKRFYKELTDIQYGRTPSDWAPLVV
- the bcat2 gene encoding branched-chain-amino-acid aminotransferase, mitochondrial isoform X2 — encoded protein: MLIINWSEKGGWEAPQIKPFQNLSLHPATSALHYSTELFEGMKAFRGVDNHIRLFRPMLNMERMHRSSDRSCLPLFDKGELLECIRKLVEVDQEWVPYSQDASLYIRPTHIGTEPSLGVSRAGRAMIFVIVGPVGPYFATGSFNPVSLLADPSFVRAWKGGVGAYKMGGNYGPTIAVQNEAVKRGCQQVLWLYGEQEEITEVGTMNLFIYWNNENGERELVTPPLDGIILPGVTRQSLLDLARGWGEFKVTERTVGMKELLRALDAGRIMEVFGAGTACVVCPVGSLLYKGKTYQIPTMKNGPDLAKRFYKELTDIQYGRTPSDWAPLVV